The nucleotide sequence AACGATTTATCGCGTGAAGAGTTTTTAAAACACGCTTGGGACTGGACCAATAAATATGGTGGAACTATTTTAGAACAATTAAAAAAGTTAGGTGCTTCGTGTGATTGGGAACGTACAAAGTTCACAATGGATGAGGAATTGTCTGCTGCCGTTATAAAATCGTTTGTTGATTTATATAATAAAGGAATGATTTATCGTGGTTACCGTATGGTTAACTGGGATCCGGAAGCAAAAACAACCTTGTCTGACGAAGAAGTTATTTACGAAGAACGCCAAGGAAAATTATATCATTTAAAATATCAGATCGAAGGTACAAACGATTTTATTACCATTGCAACCACTCGACCTGAAACTATCCTGGGCGATACTGCAATATGTATCAACCCGAACGATGAACGTTACACACATTTACGTGGCAAAAACGCGATCGTTCCTATTGCAAATCGAGTAATTCCTATTATTTTCGACGAGTATGTTGATATGGAATTTGGTACAGGTTGTTTAAAAGTTACGCCTGCGCACGATGTTAATGATAAAGAGTTGGGCGAGCGTCATAATTTAGAAATAATCGATATTTTTAACGATGATGCTACCATGAACGATTTAGGTTTACATTATAAAGGTAAAGATCGTTTTGTGGTTCGCGAAGAAATTTCTAAAGAATTGCAAACAATCGGTGCATTGGAAAAAGTAGAGAATCATTTGAATAATGTTGGAACTTCAGAACGTACCAAAGCAGTTATCGAACCAAGATTATCAGATCAATGGTTCCTTAAAATGGACGAGTTGGTGAAACCAGCGATTAAAGCTGTTCTTGAGACCGAAGAAGTTAAACTGTATCCAAACCGTTTTAACAACACGTACCGCCATTGGATGGAAAACATTCGCGACTGGAATATTTCTCGTCAGTTATGGTGGGGACATCAAATTCCGGCATATTATTACGGTAGCGGAAAAGAAGATTTTGTAGTTGCCGAAACTATTGAAAAAGCTGTTGAATTAGCAAGAATCAAAACATCAAACAGCCAACTTCAAGCAACAGATCTTATACAAGATGCTGATGCGTTAGATACGTGGTTTTCGTCTTGGTTATGGCCAATGTCGGTTTTTGATGGAATTGTAAACCCGGAAAACGAAGAATTCAAATATTATTATCCAACCAATGATTTGGTTACAGGTCCGGATATTTTATTTTTCTGGATTGCCCGAATGATTATTGCAGGATACGAATTTACAGGCGAAAAACCTTTTACAAACGTATATTTAACCGGAATTGTACGCGATAACCAACGCCGTAAAATGTCTAAATCGTTAGGAAATTCGCCTGATCCGTTAGATTTAATCGAGAAATTTGGTGCCGATGGTGTTCGTTGCGGATTGTTGCTGTCATCATCTGCCGGAAACGATATTTTGTTCGATGAAGAATTGTGCAATCAAGGAAAAGCGTTTACAAACAAAATCTGGAATGCCTTTAGATTGATTAAAGGATGGGAAGTGTCGGAAACTATTCCGCAGCCCGAAGCATCGAAAGTTGCTATTGCTTGGTACGAAGCCAAATTGCAGAAAACGTTAGTAGAAATTGAAGATTATTTTGAAAAATACAGAATTTCTGATGCATTAATGGCAATCTACAAATTAGTTTGGGACGATTTCTGTTCGTGGTTTTTGGAAATGATTAAACCGGGATATCAACAACCAATTGATGCGGTTACTTTTAAGGCAGCAACAGAAATGTTAGAAGCGAATTTAAAATTACTGCATCCTTATATGCCGT is from Flavobacterium dauae and encodes:
- a CDS encoding valine--tRNA ligase — translated: MTIPAQFDAKQVEAKWYDYWMKNNYFRSTPDHRTPYTIVIPPPNVTGVLHMGHMLNNTIQDVLIRRARLKGFNACWVPGTDHASIATEAKVVAKLKAEGINKNDLSREEFLKHAWDWTNKYGGTILEQLKKLGASCDWERTKFTMDEELSAAVIKSFVDLYNKGMIYRGYRMVNWDPEAKTTLSDEEVIYEERQGKLYHLKYQIEGTNDFITIATTRPETILGDTAICINPNDERYTHLRGKNAIVPIANRVIPIIFDEYVDMEFGTGCLKVTPAHDVNDKELGERHNLEIIDIFNDDATMNDLGLHYKGKDRFVVREEISKELQTIGALEKVENHLNNVGTSERTKAVIEPRLSDQWFLKMDELVKPAIKAVLETEEVKLYPNRFNNTYRHWMENIRDWNISRQLWWGHQIPAYYYGSGKEDFVVAETIEKAVELARIKTSNSQLQATDLIQDADALDTWFSSWLWPMSVFDGIVNPENEEFKYYYPTNDLVTGPDILFFWIARMIIAGYEFTGEKPFTNVYLTGIVRDNQRRKMSKSLGNSPDPLDLIEKFGADGVRCGLLLSSSAGNDILFDEELCNQGKAFTNKIWNAFRLIKGWEVSETIPQPEASKVAIAWYEAKLQKTLVEIEDYFEKYRISDALMAIYKLVWDDFCSWFLEMIKPGYQQPIDAVTFKAATEMLEANLKLLHPYMPFLTEEIWQHIAERSTDDALIVSTWPEIKSFDQQLIADFDFASEVISGIRTIRKDKNISFKETIDLKVLNNENASKTFDSVIEKLGNVASLEYVNEQVSGALSYRVNSNEYFIPISGSVNIEEEVKKLEEELTYLQGFLRSVQGKLSNEKFVNGAPEQVIANERKKEADALSKIATIEHSLKGLK